In a single window of the Papaver somniferum cultivar HN1 chromosome 8, ASM357369v1, whole genome shotgun sequence genome:
- the LOC113301221 gene encoding uncharacterized protein LOC113301221 isoform X2, producing the protein MKKIRRRSSTTLNEDSSTKNESKDGGKSPKGMVNVPTIIVKVKHSTIGEKVVAAALIPTHGMAAPNSNNASADGNIMEEGHDKVASRNRTKACP; encoded by the exons ATGAAGAAGATTCGACGAAGATCATCAACAACATTAAACgaagattcatcaacaaaaaatgaaTCGAAAGATGG TGGAAAGTCGCCAAAGGGAATGGTGAATGTGCCAACTATCATTGTAAAGGTGAAACATAGTACTATTGGGGAAAAGGTTGTTGCTGCAGCACTAATTCCAACACATGGAATGGCAGCTCCTAATAGCAACAATGCTTCTGCAGATGGCAACATCATGGAAGAAG GTCACGACAAAGTGGCCTCCAGAAACCGCACAAAGGCCtgtccttga
- the LOC113301221 gene encoding uncharacterized protein LOC113301221 isoform X1, translating to MNRKMELDYCLDTGDKRYTVYPIMYLAPKISGKSPKGMVNVPTIIVKVKHSTIGEKVVAAALIPTHGMAAPNSNNASADGNIMEEGHDKVASRNRTKACP from the exons atgaaTCGAAAGATGG AGTTGGATTATTGCTTGGATACGGGTGATAAAAGATACACAGTTTACCCAATAATGTATTTGGCTCCTAAAATCAG TGGAAAGTCGCCAAAGGGAATGGTGAATGTGCCAACTATCATTGTAAAGGTGAAACATAGTACTATTGGGGAAAAGGTTGTTGCTGCAGCACTAATTCCAACACATGGAATGGCAGCTCCTAATAGCAACAATGCTTCTGCAGATGGCAACATCATGGAAGAAG GTCACGACAAAGTGGCCTCCAGAAACCGCACAAAGGCCtgtccttga
- the LOC113301221 gene encoding uncharacterized protein LOC113301221 isoform X3, whose product MNRKMELDYCLDTGDKRYTVYPIMYLAPKISGKSPKGMVNVPTIIVKVKHSTIGEKVVAAALIPTHGMAAPNSNNASADGNIMEEEKL is encoded by the exons atgaaTCGAAAGATGG AGTTGGATTATTGCTTGGATACGGGTGATAAAAGATACACAGTTTACCCAATAATGTATTTGGCTCCTAAAATCAG TGGAAAGTCGCCAAAGGGAATGGTGAATGTGCCAACTATCATTGTAAAGGTGAAACATAGTACTATTGGGGAAAAGGTTGTTGCTGCAGCACTAATTCCAACACATGGAATGGCAGCTCCTAATAGCAACAATGCTTCTGCAGATGGCAACATCATGGAAGAAG AGAAACTGTGA